A stretch of DNA from Triticum dicoccoides isolate Atlit2015 ecotype Zavitan chromosome 2A, WEW_v2.0, whole genome shotgun sequence:
AGGTGGTGCCCTCTATGCTTTAGGTTTGATTCATGCCAACCATGGCGAAGGAATCAAACAATTCCTCCGTGAAAGCCTTCGCAACACCAGTGCAGAGGTGACATTCTGTTCCTTGTCCTTGTGTAATGCTATTTATATTGTGTATGTATATTTTTCTTACCTAAAACCGTATTATGCAGGTCATCCAGCATGGTGCCTGTTTGGGACTTGGGCTTGCATCTCTGGGGACAGCAGATGAAGAAGTGTTTGAAGACATAAAGAATGTCCTTTACACAGACAGTGCTGTGGCTGGTGAAGCAGCTGGTATTGGCATGGGTTTGCTCATGGTTGGGACAGCCAGTGAGAAGGCCGCTGAGATGCTCGCTTATGCACATGATACACAGCATGAAAAGATTATCAGGTCAGTGCTGTTTAATTATTGTTGCGGTATTTCTGAAGATGCATCCAGCTCTTGTTTCTGACATCTCTCTCTCTGCAGGGGTTTGGCACTTGGCATCGCATTGACAGTGTATGGCAGGGAGGAGGAAGCTGACACCTTGATCGAACAAATGACTAGAGATCAAGATCCCATACTACGTTATGGTGGTATGTATGCATTGGCTCTAGCCTACAGAGGAACTGCAAACAACAAAGCTATCCATCAGCTGCTGCATTTTGCTGTATCGGACGTCAGTGATGATGTTCGTAGGACTGCTGTTATGGGTCTTGGATTTGTTCTATACAACGAACCTGAGCAGGTATGTAGCATTGAAATGCCTTAGTGTTTAAATAGATGCCCTGTGTTCAAATTTATTCCAAGGAACAACATAGATCTTTTCATTATGAATTTATATGCTCTTTGCCATCTAATAAGATTTTTTTTTGCTAAAATACACAATCACCAATAGCTTTGATCCACACCTTACATCTTCTCAATAGCTTTGATCCACAACTTACATCTTCCGTTCTGATCATGCAGACTCCAAGAATTGTGTCCCTGCTCTCTGAATCGTACAACCCACATGTTCGTTATGGTGCAGCTTTAGCTGTTGGGATATCCTGTGCAGGAACAGGGTTAAGTGATGCCATTTCCTTGTTGGAGCCTCTCACATCGGACGTTGTTGACTTTGTGCGCCAGGGGGCTCTAATTGCTATGGCAATGGTCATGATCCAGACGAACGAGTCCTTTGATTCTCGTGTTGGAACATTCAGGCGTCAGTTGGAGAAGATCATTCTTGACAAGCATGAGGACACCATGAGCAAAATGGGCGCCATTCTTGCTTCTGGTATTCTGGATGCTGGTGGTAggaatgtcacaattaaacttctcTCGAGGAACAAGCATGACAAGCTCACTGCTGTGATTGGCCTTGCTGTATTCACCCAGTTCTGGTACTGGTATCCTCTCCTATACTTCATTAGCCTGGCCTTCTCGCCAACAGCCATCATTGGTCTCAACTCAAACCTGGAAGTGCCGAAGTTTGAGTTTCTGTCACATGCTAAACCGTCCCTCTTTGAGTATCCGAAACCGACCACTCAGCAGACTACGACTTCAGCAGTCAAGTTGCCCACAGCCATTTTGTCAACCTATGCCAAGGCAAAATCTAGGGCGAAGAAGGATGCAGAAAGCAAAGCTGCTAACCAGGAGAAGACAGCAGAAGCAGAAAGCAAAGCTAACCAGGAGAAGTCAACAGCAGAAAGCAAACCTAGCCAGGAGAAATCAACGGATGCAGAAAGCAAAGCTAAGACAACGGAAGATGCTTCTGGTTCTACTTCAGGCGATGCAGCCAAGACACAGGAGAAGGACGGTGATGCAATGCAGGTAAGAGAGACTCCACTTCATTTTTTTACCATGTTTCACATCCAAGAATTTTACCAACTTTGGTAGGTTCAGCTCATAATTAAACCATGTTAGTTAGTTAATTCTCTTGCTTTACACAACCATGCTAGGTATTCCTGCAAtagctctccctaataataaattaCTAAGATGCCACAGCGCAGCTCAGCATAGCACTGTTTCTAGATGTAAGCCTGTTAATAGAGTTTTCAGTATGGAATCTTGTGTTTGGTAGGTAGCGAACTTGTGATTCATATCATATCTAGCCGAAGTTTCTTTTTTGGCATCAGCTCCAATGAACATGGTCGGTTCATTTGAGTGAACCAACCCCCATTCACTCTGGCCTCTTATGAATTTACCCGCCTCTCAATCTTTGTTCCCAGGTTGACGGCGCGGCAGAGAAGAAGGCCCCGGAGCCAGAACCTGCCTTCCAGATCCTGGCAAACCCAGCCCGCGTTGTCCCTGCGCAGGAGAAGTTCATCAAGTTCATCGAGGGCAGCCGTTACGTCCCCGTGAGGCCCGCTCCCTGCGGGTTCATCCTCCTCCGAGACACGCAGCCCAGCGAGGCTGAGGAGCTCGTGCTCACCGACGCCCCCGCGACCGTGGCCACGGGCGCCGGCAACaatgcagcagccgctgccgcggggcaAGGCTCGGCTGCCATGGCCGTCGACGACGAGCCCCAGCCGCCCCAACCTTTCGAGTACTCGGCGTAAGCTGCTGTGGTAGGATGGAGCGTTGTCTGTACTCACCCACTAGCTATACGTTGTTGCTTATTCCTTTTTCAAGAGTGCGAGGGAATTTGTTGTTTGTTGGAAACTGTGTAGAATCGTCATGAGTAGAGAACTCAACTCTGAACGGGAGTTACAGGATATGTGCTCAACCAATGTTTGCATCAAGGAAGACGATTTGATTTATATTTTCAGTCGCATACAAGGATAATTTGTTGCAATTTTAATTCAAAACTGCGGGGCGTGCTAGAAAGAGATGGACCAAACAACGACCTTGGATATTTGCCAGAACTACAGCcccatctctttttcttttttggaaAGAGCCCTATCTTGGTGGTTGTCCTTGCCTAATTTGTACGTTTACCCACTCTCACCCTTTTGCTTTCAATTTGGTATGTTGTTTGTGCATTCACCCCGGCTTGTATGAAGTCGAAGCCCAAAGTCCATGCTTTCTTTGATCCGGTTGAGTTTGTTGCATCAACCGATTGATATATTTACTCAAACGGAATGAACAACAGGAACCATACAATCTGCATAAAATTACACATGTTTGTTCATCTGAAGAATAGAAAAAACTACACATCTGCAATGTTGCGGACCAAAAGTTTGTGCCACAGCAAAGCTTGCTATTCCTTCGTAGTCCAAATTGAGGTATCTCAACTCTGCGGCTCGTAAGATTTCTTTCTCGTATAGCAGCAAAATGCCATCCACATCTCTCGCCTACTCTGCTTATTATCATGTATCAGCAGCATGCAGATGACACATGCAGAAAAAATACATTCAAATTTAAACATGTcatttttttctgaaaaaatatCATGAGTGTTCAAAAGACACATGTCTGCAACTTGTAAAAAATTCAAACCGAAATTTGAGATACACatggagaaacaaaaaagaaatatcCAGATGTGAATACTACCATCTTCACTTTTGTCTTCTTTTGATACTCTTCATGACGGATTTGTCCTTTTTATTTCAGTGTGTATTTGAGTTTGGATCTGATTTTTTTTTAGGAGTTGTAAACACTTGTATTGTGAACAtccatgaatttttttgaaacatttatatttgaatttttttaagcTGGGAGCATGGGAGGATTTAATGAACTATAAAATATTTGATCTTgtcattcaaaaaaaaaatctttgaTCTTGTCCAATAAAAAAGTGAGTTTATAATAATCCTGATACATGTTGTTCTAAAAAAAATCAATTCAGAATAtgtgatttctagaagaaaaaagaACATCAGAATAACTGCAGTGCGTTTACAATAATCCTGATGGTGAACCACACAATTTCTATCCATGTTTAATTAGAAAAGGCACAAACCATAAACTGACCCTCGTTCTCTCTCAAAATAAAAAACAGGCCAAATCATTGCACAATTACCGTTGGGAGCCATGAAGAAAATAACAGACATTTTACTAAAACATTCAGATCAATTTTTCTTTAGAACATGGAGTACTACTCAGATCAATTTAGGTAGGTGCAGAACGCAGAGGACATGCAAAATCAAGAGTTTCTCCAATGCTGCTCTGTTGTGTTCGTGTCTTTGTTGCAGATAAGGGCAAGGAAAAACCACAGGTCAAGCCAATGCAATGGTAATACATTCTTGTGATCCACACACTACCCAGGAGCAAAAATTATAAGAGAACGGGTATATGCGaccatgaatcaagtgccaaattaTCCATCTGTATTCCTCAACTTTCGAGGGTTGTAAATTCGTACTCCCTAAACTAAAACCACAACaggttctcaaaaaaaaaaaaaaactaaaaccACAACAAGCATTTCGGAACGGATGGAGTAGTAAGCAACACCACCACACATTTCAAAACTAGCGGCAACATTTGCAGAAGCCCCATCACAATGCCGCTTGCTGGAGACAAATCTATGGACCTACACGCCggggtctgaaaaagcagaagcacccGGGGTTCGTCCCTTCCGGGATCATGCCCCCACCCTTGGTCGTGTCAAGATCCTCCAGTAGATGCACCACCTCCTTCATCTCGGGCCGCTTATCAGGGTCAGCATCCCAGCATCTCTTCATGATGTTCGCCAACCGGGTCAGGCAGCAGCGTGGGATCTTGGGTCGCAGATTCTATGCACACGACATAAAAAGCAAACCTATAAGCAAAAAATATTGTTGCGTAGGCTTGTTTTAACACATATTTGCATGCATAATTCTTCTGGGTGTAATATTTAGCGAGGGATCTGACGGAAAACATACATTGTGAACAACAGCAAACGAGACCTCTACCGAGCTCATGTCTGGATAGTACGGCATGTCACAGCAGTAGATCCCCCACAAGCATATCCCAAAGCTGTAAACATCGGACTTCCTGTCGTATGGCTTGCCCTCAATAACCTGCACAGAGAAACAACAACAACAGATTGCTTTTGTTGTGAAGAAACACAAGAATTGAGCACAGAAATCGTTGAAAGCGATTGGTTGGCAGCAAGATACCTCCGGGGCCATGTAACCGAGTGCGCCTGTCATGTCCTCCGGATTCTTAGCCTGCACACAGGCGAAGCCAAAGTCGGCAATCTTAACGACCGCCTCCTCTGTGCCAAGAAGCATGCTCTCAGGTTTGACATTCCGATGCACGATATTTTTCGAGTGAAGATAGCTCAGTCTGCAAAAGAAAATATATGAGAGTAAATAATCTTAACGATCTAGCCAGCTTGCTTACCCATTGGCCAAATCCAACGCAAACTCAACCACAATTTTGTATCCGATCTTTCTCGCCCTGTGAGCATATAGATATCGTCTCAGTGATCCTAAATAGAGATATTCAAAGACAACACAACAGGCTCTCTCTGGCAGATCTCTGGGTGCACTGCTCTCGCCGCTATCGGCCGGAATGCTACGGTCAGTGGTATCCATTGATGCACCGATGAACTGCAAGGAAGAGAATACGACACATTCAATGTACCACACAAAGAAAAACTCAGTAGACAGCGTTGTAGTGCCTATTATCGGTCTTGAGGTAACATTGTTATAACGCACCGAAAATGAACTGACGCTACCCCAAAAAATAATGAACATTAAACATTGGTAATACAGTATGCGGGTGCGCAATGAGCAAAAAAATATTCACCCTTGCAACACTTCGGTGTTTGAGATCCTTCCAGACAGCAACCTCCTTCCTGAATGCTTCGCTCTGAGTAGAAATTTCAGCCTCTGTCATAAAGCCATCTTCTCCCCACTCCAATACTTTAGCTTCATACACGATGAAGAAAAAATAAATGCATTATAACACTATAATCTTTGGGAGCTAGCTCGGGGCATTGTAGTGCGCATTTTGGCAGTTCGGTAAAATTATATTTCAACAGAACTCAAAAGTATACAACTGAACTTGAGGATGTTCATCAGAGATATTTTGTCCATTTGATGAAATGCTATTTAGGGCATGTATTTATGGACCTGTGCACAAGATTGCAATGACGGCATGCCGCGAATATCTACAAGAGTTAAACATAAATGGCCTAACACGACACTTGGATCAGCTTAAGGTTCGCTGACTATTAAGAAACAAAAGCTTAAAAATAAAATTCCAATTTTAATCTTATGAATGCACATTACTTGCTCAGGACATCTAAAGACACATGTGGAGCTTTAGCAGGAACAAACCAAAGAAGATCAACGTGTCCAAGGTCCGCAATGATGATTTATCAATGACGACGAATTGAGAGGGTCTGAATTATAAATTGTTCATGCACAAGAAATATGCACATGCAGCAGATGATAACAATACAGCCATACTATGTGCATGATGATAATAAAGCATATAACACAGAAGATGATCCAGCCGATTCGCACTATTCAATTCCAAGATTAAAGCTCCACATCTACTCAAACAGGTGAGCCTTATGATTCTATCACTCATAACATCAATGGACCACCCAAGGCAGGGAAATTAGCATGGTCCACTGACGAAGAAAACAAAAGCAGAAACATAAATTTCCAGCTTTAGGAAATTTTAATCTTTTTTACTGGAGGCCTGACGCGTACGGACTAGACATGTCTACTCGCAAGAATTTAGATGAACGTGTCCAAAGCCCAGCAACGATGATCCATATATAGATTCGAAGTGCCAAACCAGCACCAAATTAAAGAGCATCGCATCGAGAAATAAACAAGATCGCAGAGATACAGTGCTACCTAGGACCTGTCTGCCATTGTAGGTGGCGCTGCAGAAGCTGCCGAAGGATCCGGGCGATTCCCGGTGGTGGATGTCGAGCTTGGCGAGGTCGATCTCCCGGGACGCCATGGGCCGGTCGCCGCCGCCCTTGCGCAGCCGCTTCACCATGGCAAGGGTCCACGCCGCTCCGGGAGGGCAGCGCTCTCAGATTGTGTTGGCACGGCTAGCCGGGATCCTACTCCCCTGCAAATCTCTGTTTAAACAGATGCTGCAGATATCTCTGGCGGGCATGCATATCTCGTCTCATATATAGTCCTATATGCCAGCCAAAAAAGTCTCTCATAACAGCCAAGCTAGATCGTCCATGTACATGTTTATGGATAATCCCCGCAAAAAGGACATTTATTTGTATATCAGCAAAGCCGAGGAAGCAACACAAGCTGAGACCGTCAAGCGAGCAGCGAGGACGCGCCATCGCGCCCGCGTCCCTCAGCCGGAAACAGTCGCATGGGTACGTAAATAATGAACCAAATAAGGCAGCAGGAAGGACCAAACATATACTACCACGTTAattaacaaaaacaaaaaaaaacccgTACTGTCAGGCTCCACATCTTCTATCTAACCTAAAAATACACGACCATACTGTGTTGTGTGGCCGAGAGAAAGGCTACAGAACCAGGGGCTGATAACAAACCTCTTAAGCAGTTGTACCAAAAATAACAGATTCAAACGTAGCGTCGGCTACTTTCTCAACAATCTTCGCTACATGGGGCATAATTCACACTCCCAGCAACCTACAGGCACGACACGATCTGGAAGGAGCGAGCCCTCCATAGTTTTTGAGCCAACATCTGCCACCAATTCCCTTTCTCGTGCCGAGAACATGGGTGCGACTCAAAACCAAGTATCACCGACTACAGTACTACTGCTGTTCCTTGTTCTTGAGCTCAGTCTCGATGACCCGTAGTTTCTGATTGTTCTCCTCGTTGAGGAGCGACAGCCTCTCCAGCGAAGACTTCATCAgcgacatctgggactccgaaacgTGGCCTCTTCCGGCCTTCGGCGCCTGCCATGGCGCCATTCCTGTGCCGGTTGCACCACCCCCCAAAGACGGTTGGGTGAACCGTTTCATCCTCGTGCTCAGGGCAGCAATGGAAGTACGCAGAGCGTCCAGCTCCACGTCCGCAAACCTATCTGCAAGTTTTAGCAGACACAAAGTATGTTAGGGCATGATGAGGATGTAAAGGGAGAATATGCAAAGTCAGGTTTCTAGATTACGGACCAAGCTGTGACTTGAACTCCAGCTCTGCCTGTGACAATGGTTTCTTGTTTGCGGCAGGCAGCATCTTGAAGCTTTCTATGCGCTTCTCCAACAGATCATACACCTTGGAGGCCCGTTCGACCCGCCTGTTTATCTCCTCATCTTTGGCTTCTATGGATAGAAGTGATTGCTTCACTGCTTGTAGGCGTTTCTGCTTGTCTTCAATCTCTGTCTTCACATAATCTTCGTGTTCCTTGAGCTCAATGAAAACCTGAACATCATTCAAATGAACCCACAATCGTTAGTGATATGCTTATATTGTGGGGATTAAAAGATGTAACAGGTTCAGTTATCTCCAGAAGGGAATGACTTTTACTTGTGCACCAACAATGGCATATGACATATTCTAAGTTGATAAGGGATATGCACAAAATACCATAATGATAGCTCTTACCTTGTGCCCATACTCCACATAGTGCTCATGGAAAACCTTAATATAGTGATGAAGTGTGGACTTCCCTTCGATGGAGTCAGGAGTCAACGACCTCAGGCTTGTTGAAGATGGAAGTATGGGTGGATCTGGACCAGCAAGAAGTTCTTTGCTGATCATTCCAGTTGTGGAAGATTCTACATCCTTGATGTCCTTGCTACATATGTCAAGCTGAAGAGGTGTTGGTTCCTTCCAACCCTTCATTTCTACCACAAAGCACTCGCCAGTGTATGTGATGCCAACTAACTGCACATGGCCATACGCATCAGCTATGGCGACAAATCCagaaaggaagggagaacttgtatCACTGTTGCCTGTGGTGAGTACAGGATGCACCGAGGGTGGTGTGGAAGCCATTTCAGGGTATGAAAACGGCAGGAAGTGCAACGTGACCATGTCAAGTCCCCCTCCATGCGCACAATAAAATCTCTCTGGGACAAGGGGATCCAGAAACAGTGATAAAGAGCTACCATTAGAAGTTTTTGGTAGTGCCAAATCCACAATTGAGAGCCTTAGCAAAGGAGGAGAGTGTCCCATCCAGACAGCTTCTGTATTGCTCTTCGCATTTGATCCCATACTCGATGAACGATGTGATCTCAAGGCCGACGAATCTTGTGGATTAGAGTCACATATCATAGCAACGCTCTTTATGCGTCCATGTGAATCGACATTAAGGCGAGTAGGAACCCCAATGCTCCATTGTGGTTGGATTTCATCGGCTAGAGCATCAATCTGGAGCTGTCCACTACCCCAGGCAGTTACAAGAACTGAATCTTTGCCAACAGAGCTGTACACAAAACCCACAGCTTTACCTTCACAAGAGCTGCTCTTGCCTTCGAGTTCATTGTTTTCCTCGCAAACTCTACAAAGAGGCCCCTGCATGGGTGCTCAATCTTAATACACATTGATTCATGATAAAAACATAGAATGAAGGTCATAGAAAATAGCAGTCAGAATTTGGAGAACCAAATTCTCAATTTCTCATGACAAGAAATGATGATATTTCTTGGTTATCAAAGCAGTTCAGGAATAGTTGGTATTTTGTTGATTTTCTGTATAACATGTTTCGTAAGCTTTAACATTTAATTTATACTACAGATTGGTCTTGTTTCCAAGGAACTTCAGAATTCAAAATGAGTGGTAGATTTACAAACAGAAAATTTTATGCCTATAGTAAGTCAGCCAAATATAACCACAACAGTGATTTTCAAAGAGAATTAAAACAGTAAAATCAATGTTCAACATAGTATTTACTATTTTCTTCCTCCAAAAGCGTACTGGCTATCAGAACATTTAACCAATTGTCCGGCCATGACCAAAACTGTGGGCACAATATTTGTTGACATATTTCTCAAAAAATATATTTGCTGACACAATTACAGTAGTAAAACTGCGCCTGCAGAGGAAGTGTGGCAGACATGACTGTGCAATTTGTGGCAAATGTTTGGTCACGAGCCAAATGGCTCCTACCCTTACAAATCAACAATCTTATGTACTAGAAAAGCATCGGATTGACTATGAGCACTTAAATGAACAAATTACTAGTTTAAGAGGCATGCCTTTTTTCCTTCCTCTTCATCATGGTTGCGTTACATCATCCTAACTTTATATACAGCAGGAATAGAGGCGATGTGCTACTTGTATCCACGGTTAAATCTCACCTCAAAATATTTCTGACCAAAAGTAATTTACTTTGTTCCTTCTAAAGGTGCTTACTTTTTTCCTTCTAAAGGTGTTTACTTGATATTCACATGTTAAAACCGAATGCAATAATGCATGAGAAAATTTCATACGTCTAGCCATCCCAAGATAATAAAAGCATCAGCCCCGTTCGAACACCACAAGCTGAATTCTCCAGTTAAACACATAGAGCTACACTTGCTCGGTCATTCtcaggtactccctccattccaaaatagatgacccaaccttATACTAACTTTATACTAGACCCATTCTcaggtactaaagttagtataaggttgggtcatctattttggaacggagggagtatatttcagAAAGTCGATAGAAGCGTACCTGTAGACTTAGAGAATCGTCTACTGGGGCATATGCACGAGCTCTTGACATCAGCGTGCTGCTATCTGCTGATTGACGTAACAGCTCCGGAAATGTTGCCTCCAACCATGCAATTGCCAAATGTGAGTTCGTGACAACATTTGGATTTGAAGATTTCAACCCAAATGTATTAACATCTTCATATATCTCTTCGATATGTTTCTTACTATAGTCACTGCATCATAGAAAATAATTGCCAAATCAATGTAGATAAAGTACAACCTACAGCATGAAATTAAGTAGTTCTCACAATGTTAGGCAACATATCGAAATAAAATGTTAGGCAACATAAAAATGATAAGCGCTGAAAGAAGGGAGCAGATAGAAGTGCAATATTACCATCCAAATGGAACAACGGGGCAGAGCACAAAAATTGAACCATCACTGAACAAGATGAAAACCTGCATAAACAGGCTTACATGTGAAACAAAGCACAGGAATTGACTACTCAACATACAAAACATTAATCCTAATCAAGGTAACTTTGAAGAGACTACACATGTATGTCCAAACAACATATCAAATGacaacttgaaagaaaaattgaaatgcATGAGGCATCAAGTAACTTCCTGTAATTCTGTTATGAACAGCACGGTGTAGACTTCACACAAAAAAAAAATAGTATTGATACAGTCATACAAAAACAGTAAATAAGCATGGCATTCCCAAATTCATTGGACAAAGAAGCTGTATAGATACTGTAGTAATATCCATTGATACCATAAATATTTGTACCATGTAATAAGCTTAAAGCCTTAAACTAGCAAAACGATAAATTCCCATGTGCAAAATTCACTGCCAAATTGCTCTAGAGCTGTTTGAAGTTACTCTAAGTGTGATACTATCTTGCTTGCTATATTAAAATAACAATCCTGATAAATTTGTAAACTATTCTGGGCAAGTTTATTTTTGAGAGGGCTTCTATTATCTACTATCTAGGCAACTGCAACCAAGAGACATACCGAAAATCTATCCCACAGATGATCACTGCCATAAGAGAATGCCACTGGACAAATTGACGAAGCATTCTGACATCTTCCAGGTAGAATTGGCTGCAAATAAAATTCCTGCTCTGGTTGCTCTAAATCAAATGAGAGGTCAAATAACCTGCATAGATGGTTATTGATTATTTTATCTTACAGAAAATTTAATATAGTGGTTCCATTATGTTGATCTAAGAATATTGTACCAGTTTTTTAAGAAGAGATGAAGAATGGGCGTAGAAATAAATAAATATACATGATGACACACAGAAAAAAAGGGTACTTGATATGGGAATGGACAGAGGAAAATACATTTCCCATTTACATAAACTCCAACAAATTGCATGCTAAATAAGCTTAAATTAGCCCCTCCATGTAGCACCAAAATCCATTTTAGCATACCTGAAAACAGCATCTGATGTCAAAACACCAAAATGGCTGCTGCTAAAAGGGTGCCAAGATGTCTGCAGAACTTTTATGCCATTGTTATTGGTAGGTAAAATCTGAGAAGCAACTGGTGCGGTCCTGTAGTCAAATGCAGGGGAAGGTAACATTATAGTATAATAAAGTTATGAACAATGGGTCAATGgcatcaaaagaagaagaaaagatagCTATACATCCCATTAATCTAAACTGCAGAGTGAATGAAAACTCTGTAGACGCCTTCTTTAATACCCCAATGAGAAGAGTagaagattgctcttgatgtgcatGACTAATGAGAAGAGTagaagattgctcttgatgtgcatGACTAATGACATGCAAGAGAAATAAAAGAATATTCTTCCACTGGTTTCAATTTTTTATTGCAAAAAAAATATTCATAACTACAATATCTCAAAATATTCTGGAAATAAAGGAGCAAGAGTGCATTATCAACATGAGATATGGTTGTGATGAAGATATATACCTGCATATGATTGTATCACCATCTTCTGATACCCTCTCATGTACATACAAAACATTTATGTTATGTGATCCAGCTAGGAGTAATGATGACCCATCCGTATTTAGTGATATATGAGTGACCTCGTAACCAAGATCCGTCTCCGGCATCAACATCTGGACAACACAGGAGCGACATCGATTATGTCAATGCAAGATAGTACAGAACAATCATCATGGCAAAGAAAGAATACCTACTGTGGAAACTTATAAAAGATTACACCACAAGCAATGAGTACAAACATAAAAGTTTTCTCAATTTAACTATGACAGCATTTCATGACAAAAAGTGAGATCAAATGAAGCAAATAATGCCGCAAACAAAACCAGTTAGGTAGAAATGTAAAATAGGCCTTATTTTTGGCATAGGAATACACACATTCCAAAAGGCTATCATATCTCTATGTCAGGAATGGAAATTTCCCAATGTATTAAATAGTGGGCTATGCCATTTAGCGGCGGCTCGGCCAGAAGCTATTAAAAGCCATAGCGAAGCTAAGCCCCATTTAGCGTTTTTCTTaaattgtgatttttttgaaaaaaattgggtATCAGGCTTCATATGTGATATATCGCATATACTTGACATAAACACATGTTCGCACAACAAAACCGGAGCTCCAATGGGTACCTTAATTCAATAACCAAGCTTCACACTATGCACCACATATATCACTATATCAGAAACAAGAACAATAGAATAATGCAGCGGAATGGTTTCATATAGCGCCTTAGCAGGCTAAATGACTCCAAATTTAGCGCTAGCGGGAAATAACGGGCTATTGGCGTCATTTCCAATTTAGTATTAAAATTGCATAGCTTTAGCGGGAGAGCTCTCAAAGGCTATAGCGGGGCTATAGCCGGATATTTAAAACTTTGAAATTTCCCCAATATGAGGAAGGAATCAGTAACTTTCTTTTGAAGTCTTAGTCCACATCCAAATAAAAAGTGTACAACTATGCCTCAGCCTCCCCCATGTATGTTCTCGTCTAACCTCCAAAACGTGAAAATGCACAACTTAGGTGG
This window harbors:
- the LOC119351886 gene encoding serine/threonine-protein kinase STY13-like, with the protein product MVKRLRKGGGDRPMASREIDLAKLDIHHRESPGSFGSFCSATYNGRQVLAKVLEWGEDGFMTEAEISTQSEAFRKEVAVWKDLKHRSVARFIGASMDTTDRSIPADSGESSAPRDLPERACCVVFEYLYLGSLRRYLYAHRARKIGYKIVVEFALDLANGLSYLHSKNIVHRNVKPESMLLGTEEAVVKIADFGFACVQAKNPEDMTGALGYMAPEVIEGKPYDRKSDVYSFGICLWGIYCCDMPYYPDMSSVEVSFAVVHNNLRPKIPRCCLTRLANIMKRCWDADPDKRPEMKEVVHLLEDLDTTKGGGMIPEGTNPGCFCFFRPRRVGP
- the LOC119356263 gene encoding nuclear pore complex protein NUP88-like — translated: MTRITAPELSPSPPDSPPPARRSPAPATPPSRRRRPSPSPSLALTPSSASTSTTSSRPRPRPSPKRTYSPAQWVPVSAHPAFALRGALGGGGAAWDAAGSRLYVWDPSARGAHRVSVRIRDAEAERDGEEVAVEAAVPSEMLMPETDLGYEVTHISLNTDGSSLLLAGSHNINVLYVHERVSEDGDTIICRTAPVASQILPTNNNGIKVLQTSWHPFSSSHFGVLTSDAVFRLFDLSFDLEQPEQEFYLQPILPGRCQNASSICPVAFSYGSDHLWDRFSVFILFSDGSIFVLCPVVPFGCDYSKKHIEEIYEDVNTFGLKSSNPNVVTNSHLAIAWLEATFPELLRQSADSSTLMSRARAYAPVDDSLSLQGPLCRVCEENNELEGKSSSCEGKAVGFVYSSVGKDSVLVTAWGSGQLQIDALADEIQPQWSIGVPTRLNVDSHGRIKSVAMICDSNPQDSSALRSHRSSSMGSNAKSNTEAVWMGHSPPLLRLSIVDLALPKTSNGSSLSLFLDPLVPERFYCAHGGGLDMVTLHFLPFSYPEMASTPPSVHPVLTTGNSDTSSPFLSGFVAIADAYGHVQLVGITYTGECFVVEMKGWKEPTPLQLDICSKDIKDVESSTTGMISKELLAGPDPPILPSSTSLRSLTPDSIEGKSTLHHYIKVFHEHYVEYGHKVFIELKEHEDYVKTEIEDKQKRLQAVKQSLLSIEAKDEEINRRVERASKVYDLLEKRIESFKMLPAANKKPLSQAELEFKSQLDRFADVELDALRTSIAALSTRMKRFTQPSLGGGATGTGMAPWQAPKAGRGHVSESQMSLMKSSLERLSLLNEENNQKLRVIETELKNKEQQ